One segment of Castanea sativa cultivar Marrone di Chiusa Pesio chromosome 3, ASM4071231v1 DNA contains the following:
- the LOC142627722 gene encoding ammonium transporter 1 member 2 translates to MASLSCSASDLAPLFSSNTANASAVANYLCTRFDSIANKLSDTTYAIDNTYLLFSAYLVFAMQLGFAMLCAGSVRAKNTMNIMLTNVLDAAAGGLSYYLFGFAFAFGSPSNGFIGRHFFGLTDYPKPTGDYSFFLYQWAFAIAAAGITSGSIAERTQFVAYLIYSSFLTGFVYPVVSHWFWSSDGWASPTRTGDLLFGSGVIDFAGSGVVHMVGGIAGLWGAFIEGPRVGRFDQAGRSVVLRGHSASLVVLGSFLLWFGWYGFNPGSFLTIAKSYGDSGSYYGQWSAIGRTAVTTTLAGCTAALTTLFSKRLLVGHWNVLDVCNGLLAGFVAITSGCSVVEPWAAIICGFVASWVLIGCNKLAEKLKYDDPLEAAQLHGGCGAWGVLFTGLFATKSYVNEVYSGQLGRPYGLFMGGGGKLLAAQIVQILVVSGWVTATMGPLFFLLNKMKLLRVSRDDEVAGMDMTRHGGFAYAYHDEDEQSIKHAYVMGKIEPNIETPPANLSLPSADV, encoded by the coding sequence ATGGCTTCCTTAAGCTGCTCAGCCTCAGACCTCGCACCCCTTTTCAGCTCTAACACTGCCAACGCCAGTGCCGTGGCCAATTACCTCTGTACTCGCTTTGACAGCATAGCCAACAAGCTCAGTGACACAACCTATGCCATAGACAACACATACCTCCTCTTCTCTGCTTACCTTGTGTTCGCCATGCAACTTGGCTTTGCCATGCTATGTGCTGGATCTGTCCGTGCCAAGAACACCATGAACATCATGCTCACCAATGTTCTTGACGCTGCAGCTGGTGGCCTTTCTTACTATCTCTTCGGCTTTGCCTTTGCTTTTGGTTCTCCCTCTAATGGATTTATTGGCCGCCACTTCTTTGGTCTAACAGACTATCCTAAGCCCACTGGAGACTATAGCTTTTTTCTTTACCAATGGGCCTTTGCAATAGCGGCTGCTGGAATTACTAGTGGGTCCATTGCCGAGAGAACCCAATTTGTGGCTTATCTGATCTACTCTTCCTTTTTAACCGGTTTTGTTTACCCTGTAGTTTCACATTGGTTTTGGTCTAGTGACGGCTGGGCCAGCCCAACTCGGACTGGTGATCTTTTATTTGGTTCGGGTGTCATTGACTTTGCCGGTTCGGGAGTGGTTCACATGGTTGGTGGAATAGCAGGCTTATGGGGTGCATTTATTGAAGGCCCACGAGTTGGCCGATTTGATCAAGCGGGCCGGTCCGTGGTTTTACGTGGTCATAGTGCGTCTTTAGTCGTGCTTGGTTCATTCTTGTTATGGTTTGGTTGGTATGGATTCAACCCCGGTTCATTTCTCACGATAGCAAAATCATACGGTGATAGTGGGTCTTATTATGGCCAATGGAGTGCCATAGGGAGGACAGCTGTCACCACAACATTAGCAGGTTGCACAGCTGCACTTACAACCTTGTTTAGCAAACGCTTATTGGTGGGTCATTGGAATGTGCTAGACGTTTGTAATGGTCTACTAGCGGGATTCGTTGCAATCACCTCAGGGTGTTCAGTGGTAGAGCCTTGGGCAGCAATCATATGTGGCTTTGTGGCATCATGGGTTTTGATTGGGTGCAACAAGCTTGCAGAGAAGTTAAAATATGATGACCCACTAGAGGCAGCACAATTACATGGTGGGTGTGGAGCGTGGGGGGTTTTATTCACAGGATTGTTTGCAACGAAGTCGTATGTGAATGAGGTGTATTCGGGTCAACTCGGTAGACCATACGGGTTGTTTATGGGAGGTGGAGGGAAGCTATTGGCGGCACAAATTGTACAAATATTGGTGGTGTCAGGGTGGGTCACGGCCACAATGGGACCactattttttttgcttaataaaatGAAGTTGTTAAGAGTGTCAAGGGATGATGAGGTGGCAGGTATGGATATGACAAGGCATGGTGGTTTTGCTTATGCTTACCATGATGAAGATGAGCAATCTATTAAGCATGCATATGTGATGGGGAAGATTGAGCCTAACATTGAGACCCCACCAGCTAATCTTAGTTTACCATCAGCCGATGTGTGA